Below is a genomic region from Pseudomonas extremaustralis.
TTCATATCCAACTGCCACAGGTGTTGCGCCTCACCTCACCCGCGCTGATCTCCGAGTTGATCGATGTGATCAAGGTTTCAGCGGTGGTTTCGGTCATCTCCATCACTGATTTGATGCGCGTCAGCCAGCAACTGGTTTCACAGACTTACCGCCCGCTTGAGGTGTATCTGGTGGCGGGCTTGTTTTATCTCGCGCTGACAAGCCTGTTGAGCGTGCTCGGCAGCCTGCTGGAACGTCGCTGGAAGGAGCTCAAGTGATGCAAGAATTATTGAGTTATCTGCCAGATTTTGCCAATGCACTGCTGGTCACGCTAGGTATTAGCCTTACTGCCGCTGCGATGGGCTTACTGCTGGGATTTGGGCTCAACGCCTTGCGCATGGCGGTCCCAGGATTTCTAGCGATCTATCGCGTTTACGTGTGGCTGATCCGCGGGACACCTTTTCTCGCCCAACTCGCGATTATTTATTTCGGGCTGCCCGTCATCGGTCTGCGGCTGGAAGCCGTTGAGGCAAGCATCCTGTCGCTGGCCATATACAGTGCTGCTTACTTTGCCGAACTGTTCCGTTCTGCCTGGGCAAGCGTGCCCAACGGTCAAGTGGAAGCGGCGCGGGTGCATGGTATTTCACGCAGCCGTGTGTTCTGGCACATACAAGCGCCGCAAGCGCTGGCATTCGCCCTCCCGCTACTGGGCAATCA
It encodes:
- a CDS encoding amino acid ABC transporter permease; this encodes MQELLSYLPDFANALLVTLGISLTAAAMGLLLGFGLNALRMAVPGFLAIYRVYVWLIRGTPFLAQLAIIYFGLPVIGLRLEAVEASILSLAIYSAAYFAELFRSAWASVPNGQVEAARVHGISRSRVFWHIQAPQALAFALPLLGNQVILTIKESAVTSIITVPELTMTAGRIVSTTFSYVLPYALLVLSYWLLTSTVAAVASALGRRMTRHLRG